In Oscillospiraceae bacterium, the DNA window TTGCGTATAAAAATAATGCTTCTGCACCTTTAGAAAGCTCCCTCACCTTTTTGGGTCTTATGGGAATAATAGACCCGCCAAGGCCTGAGGCTGTAAGTGCTATACAGGAATGTAAAAATGCAGGAATAAAAACAGTAATGATTACGGGAGACCATCTTATAACCGCCACCGCAATTGCCGATAAAATGGGAATACTTAACGGCAAAAAGGCTATTACGGGAGCAGAGCTTGACAAACTTTCAGACAAACAGTTAAGCCGACAAATATATGACTATAGCGTGTTTGCAAGAGTAACCCCTGCTCACAAGGCAAGAATTGTAAAGGCTTTTCGTTCAAGAGGTGAAATTGTAGCTATGACAGGGGACGGTGTAAACGATGCCCCTGCGTTAAAGCTATCGGATATAGGCTGTGCTATGGGTAAAAACGGAACACAGGTGGCAAAGGAAGCCTCCGACCTTATTCTCACAGATGACAACTTTGCTTCCATAGTAACAGCTGTAAAGGAAGGACGGGGAATATATGAAAATATAAAAAGAGCTGTGCGATTTCTTTTATCCTGTAATGTTGGCGAAATTCTTGCTGTTTCCTCTTGCTTTTTGCTCTCTCTCCCCACAGCTCTTGCTCCTATACAGCTTCTTTTTGTAAATTTAGTAACCGACGGACTTCCCGCCCTTGCTTTAGGTGCCGAAAAGCCAAATTCCGATATAATGCACAGAAAGCCTGTCAATCCAAAGGACAGCCTTTTTTCAAACGGCTTGGGACTTACTATTATAGCCGAGGGAATTATGATAGGTCTTTTAGCTCTGTTTACATATGTTTCGGGACTTTTCTATTTTACAAAAGAAGCTGCATCAACTATGTGCTTTTGCGTTTTGAGTCTTTCTCAGCTTGCACACACTCTTAATATGAAAAGTGAAAAAAGCCTGTTTAAATGCAATCCTTTAAAAAACAAATTTTTGGCTTTAAGCATACTGATTTGCACTTTTCTTCAGGTTTCTGTTGTATCATTACCTTTTTTGGCAAATATTTTTAATGTTGTGCCTTTAAGTATTTATCAATGGAGCTTTGTCTTTTTTATATCTCTGTTACCAATTGTCCTGACAGAAGCTAAAAAGCTTATTCGTAAATTTTTTACTCGGAGGACCCTTTTATGAATTTTAAAAGCACTGTTATAAAGGGCACTTTTATTTTAACTGTTTTTTCAGTTATAACGAGAGTGATAGGCTTTGTTTTCCGTGTCTGGCTGTCTAAAATGTTAGGCTCTGAGGGAATGGGACTTTATCAGCTTGTTCTTTCACTGTATATTCTTGCAGTAACCTTATCAACTGCAGGAATTTCGATGACAGTATCAAAGCTTTGCTCTGAATTTTATGCTTCAAAGGATTTCGGAAGCGCAAAAAAAGTTTTTAAAAAGGCTCTGTTTTGGTCTCTTTTATGCGGTTTTACAGTATCTTTAATTATAATTTTGTTTGCCAAGCCCTTAGGTGAACATTTTTTAGGAGATACAAGAACAATACTTTCCCTTTATCTCTTAGCACCGGGAATGCCCTTTATGTCTGCTTCTGCCTGTATAAACGGCTACTTTTTTGCCAAGCGTAAATTTTTGCGTCCTGCCGCATCTCAGTTTGTAGAGCAAGCAGTCAAAATAGGCGCTATTGCTCTTTTAATGTCCTATGCTTTACCAAAAGGCTTAGCGGCTTCCTGTGCTGCGGCTGTTTTGGGAATGACAGTAGGAGAAATTTCCTCTTGTATATATGAAATTATAATATATCTTTTTGAAGCACGCAGTGAAAAAAAGAAGGCTCCGTTACAAAAAATAGGCTTAAAGCTTATTCTTAAGCAGTCAGCGCCTATTGCCGCAAATTCATATATCAACTCAGGTCTTCGTATGTTGGAAAACGTGCTTTTACCATCACGTCTGATAATGTACGGAATGACTCCCCATTCAGCCTTAAGCATATTCGGAATTTTGAAGGGAATGGTTATGCCTCTTATTGCTTTCCCCAGTGCTCTTCTCACAGCTCTTGCCTCTGCTCTTATTCCCACCGTTTCGGGTGCAAAGGCGGCAGGACAGGAAAAAAGAATTGATTTCACCGTTTCAAAGGTATTACAGCTTACTTTGATGTTAGGAATTATAATTGTTGCAATTTTTATAAGCTTTCCAAAAGAGCTTGGAATTTGCATATACGATGATACAAATGTAGGCTCAATGCTTGCAAAAATGGCGCTTATATCCCCCTTCATTTATCTTGAAATGGTTGTTGTTTCGGTGCTTAACGGACTTTCACAGCAAGTATATACCCTTAAAATAAATATGCTTGACGGTGCTATCCGCCTTGCCTGTATAATTATTGCAGTACCCTTTTTAGGCTTTAACGGATATCTTGCCTCAACGCTTATTTCCTGTATTTTTTGCACCTGTCTTTACATAAAAAAGCTTCTTGAGCTTACTAATATCAGCATAAAAATAACAAGCTGGATTTTAAAGCCTGCACTATGTGCCTGTGCCGCTTGCCTTATATCAAAAATAATTATGATAAAGGCTTCATTACCAAACATAAGCGAGCTTTTATTATGCTTAGGCACAACAGCCGTCATTTATACGATATCTCTTTTATTCAGCGGCTGTATACCCTTTTCAATTTTAAAAAGAAAAAAAGTATAATTTGAAAATTTTTCTACAAAATACTTTTTTATTTGACATATAATATTTATGTATGATATATTCATATTAACAGAAATTGAAAGGATGTTTTTTATGCCGTATTATTTTATTGCTATTGCTGTTTTATTTATTATTTTGCTTTTTTGCTTGAAAATTGTTCCGCAAGCTACGGAATATGTTATTGAAAGATTAGGTAAATATCAGAAAACCTGGAGCGCAGGCTTACATTTTCTTATTCCGATTATCGACAAGGTTGCAAAAAAGGTTACTCTTAAAGAACAGGTACTCGACTCTCCCCCTCAGCCTGTTATCACAAAAGATAACGTTACTATGCAGATAGACACTGTTGTTTATTTCAAAGTTTTTGATGCTATGCTTTTTACCTACGGCGCAGTAAATCCCATAAGCGCTCTTTCCAACTTAACTGCAACTACCTTGCGTAACATTGTAGGTGAATTAGAGCTTGATGATACTTTGACATCCCGTGATACTATCAACGGAAAAATGACAGAAATTTTAGACTCTGCAACTGACCAATGGGGTATTAAGGTTAACCGCGTAGAGCTTAAAAATATTATTCCGCCCTCAGAAATTCAAAACGCTATGGAAAAGCAAATGAAGGCTGAACGTGACCGCCGTGAAACTCTTTTGGAGGCTGAAGGTCACAAAGCGGCAGTTATCACCCGCGCGGAAGGTGATAAGCAGGCTATGATACTTGCCGCAGAGGGTGAAAGAGATGCCAGAATTGCCAAAGCCGAAGGTGAAGCTAAGGCTATTTTCCTTGCCAAAAAGGCAGAGGCTGACGGTCTTGCTGCTTTAAAGGCTGCAGGCGTTGACTCAGCTGTACTTGAGCTTAAAAAATATGAAGCTTTGGTATCTATGTCAAACGGAATTGCTTCTAAAATAATTGTACCTACAGACGCTGTCAATATGACAAAAGCAAATGTATTATTCTCTGAAACCACAGGCTTAGGAGATGTAACTGCTCCTGCTCCCAAAGAAGAAGATGTAAAAAAAGAAGACCCTTGCTGTGAATAATAGCAAAAAGCTTGCTGAGTAAACATCAGCAAGCTTTTTTTATAAATTCCAGTCAATAGGCTCACAGCCATTTTTCTTTAAAAATTCATTTACCTTTGAAAAGTGTCTACAGCCGAAAAATCCGTTATATGCCGACAAGGGACTTGGATGCGCCGCTGTAAATACCCCGTGATGAGTATTGGTTATAAGCTTTGCTTTTTCCTTTGCATTAGCTCCCCAAAGAATAAATGCCACAGGCTTTTCACGCTCGTTTAAAAGGCTTATAACTCTGTCGGTAAAAATTTCCCAGCCTAATCCTCTATGGCTGTTTGGCTTTCCCTCTCTTACGGTAAGAGCAGTATTTAAAAGCAAAACTCCGTTTTCTGCCCAGCGTGTCAGCTCTCCGCTTTTGGAAATTTCAATTCCCAAATCATCATTTAATTCTTTAAAAATATTTTTAAGTGAAGGCGGCGGCTCTACCCCTTTTTTTACCGAAAAGCAAAGACCGTGCGCCTGTCCGTATCCGTGATATGGGTCCTGTCCCAAAATAACCGCTTTTACATCGTTATAATCGGTAAATCTTAAAGCGTTATAAATGTCGTACATATCGGGATAAATTCTTTGAGAAGAATATTCCTTCTTTAAAATATTTCTTAGCTTTATATAATATTCCTTATTGAATTCATCACCCAGCACATCGTCCCAGCCGTTGCCGATTTTAAATTTTACAGTACCCATAAATTTACCTACCCCACAATCCACATTTTCAGTACAGCTAAGCTTTCTCTTAGATAACAAGGCACAAGATTATACCACTGCAAGCCCGTATGCAAATGAGAAACATTTTTAAAGCCTTCGATTTTTGCTATTGCTGTTGCTCTGTAAATATGAAAATTATTAGTAATGACAGCTATTTTATACTCATCTTCAAAATACGCATCAAGTATTTCTTTTGAAAATCTCATATTTTCGTTTGTGGACGTTGCTTTTTCCTCTTTAATTATTTTGTTTTTATCTACGCCGTTTTTTATAAGATATTTTTCCATAGCAGATGCTTCTGTAACAGTTTCCTGAAGACCTTGTCCCCCTGTTACTACAATAAGCGCATCAGGATTTTTACTGTGATATTCTATTGTCTTGTCAAGGCGATACTTCAAAGGAGTGCTTATCACGTCTCCGTGTAAGCCTGCTCCCAAAACTATTATTGCATCCTCAGAATAATCAACATTATCATTGTGCCCGTAAAGTGCTATAAAGCCTACGAGTATTGCCTCTGCACACAATAATATAATTACTGCTATTACTGTAATTTTGAAAAACAAATGCGAGCTTAATATTTGAATTTTTCCATAAAAGCATCCAAGCAGCAAAATAAAAACGCCCAACGCAAGTGTCAACATAACACCAAGATTAAGATTTGACATCATTGCTAATACAAGACCGTATATTGTAAAAATGACACCGAGTATTAATATTATAATTTTTATAGTCATAATTATCTTCTCCCCCAATTATTATACTCTAATTACAAACAAAACACAAGATTATATAGGGCTAAATTTATCATTATTTCATTTCAAATTGTTTATTATGCCATTTTTAGAGGTGTTTTTTTGTATGTTTTTTTGCTTTATATAATAAAAAATTTTTTATTTCGAATTTCTCTTGACAATTGCGAAATAATATTATATAATCTTATTCGCTTCTATATGGCGGCATAGCTCAGCTGGCTAGAGTACTCGGTTCATACCCGATTGGTCGTAGGTTCGAATCCCACTGCCGCTACCACACTGTGGCAGTAGAAAATACTGCCACGGTGTATATAATTTAATATGGCGCGTTGGTCAAGCGGTTAAGACACGGCCCTTTCACGGCTGTAACACGAGTTCGATTCTCGTACGCGTCACCAAAAAAGAAGGAACTTTTGTCTACCAAAAGTTCCTTCTTTTTTTATCCATGCCGCAGGCTTGGCATATCATCATCGCGCGAAGCGTGGTGCATATCATCAGCCCTTCGGGCTGTATCTCATCACGCGCCAGCGTGCATTTCTTCTGCGGCTTGATGATATACAACACTTTGTGTTGATGATATGCAATTCCTTCGGAATTAATGATATACAAGGCTTCGCCTTGATTTGTTTACATAAAAGTGATATAATGCTTTCGAAAGGAGTGGTTATATGTCTAAAAACTATTTGCTGATCTATTCCGAGCAGCTTGCAACAGAAATAGAATTACTTTGCCAAAATATTAAAGCACCATCTAACACTCTTTTCCAAATCCGTAAAAGTTCAAGCAGCGTTTATGCAAACATTCGTGAAGCAAACTATGGTCAGAGCAAAGCGGATATGCTTTCAAAATTTGAAATTGCATTAAAGGAATGTAGCGAAACAGAAGGCTGGTTGCGCTTGTTATTCAATACGAACAGTATTGACGAGGAAACTTATAAAGCGCATAGAAATCTCTGTGGTCGAATCAGAAGAATGTTGATTGCAAGTTGCAAAACACTAAAGGAGAATACAAAATGACCATAAAGAATGATGTCGTACTTTGGGATGACGGAAAAGATAAGCTTCGTTTATTCTCAGTGTCGATAGACCAACAATATATGTACATTAACGAATTGCCATGTATCACATTTGGAATTTCATTTGAAAACGCATATTATAAGGGATATGATATTTTTACATTGTTCGACCTTTTTTACTCAGAAACAATTAAGAAGATAGAAAAAACATATCGTAGTTTAAACGGTACTTTTCGTATTAAAGATGACGGTGCAGATACTGACGGATATATTGATTTTGAGATGATAAACGGCAGATTGTATATTAAAGGTCAGCTCGGTGCGTCCTTTACTTCACATTCTTTAAAGTTTGAATTTAAAGCAGATCAAACTTTAATCGGAGAGCTTTTGAAATCTATTACCGTTTAATTGATATGATATAATACTTTGTAACCCTTTTAATCTATTTAGTATCAGGAGGTATGAATATGTCTTATAAAACAAAGAAAATATTTATTAACTCCGCAAAAATATTACTGTGCGCTTTTTTGCTTTTTTTAATTGTTTTTCTTGTTGATTATATCAGAGTAAGCATTATACTTGGAAACAGACCTACAAAAACTGCGCACAGCGTTAAAGAGATGAAAATTATAGAGGAAGTTCAGGGCTTTAATTTTCCCGAAAACACAAAAATTATATACTCTAAATACAATTCAGCATTTCGAGACCCAAGCTTTAATTATTCATTTGAAATTCCTCAAAATATGCTTGATACCCTCGTTTCCCGACTGAAAGAAAATTACGTTCCCGATGCTTTAGAAACGGAAAATTCGACCGACAATGATTCTCTGCCGATTATAATTACCGATTCTTCGAAAACAAAAGACTACAATTTCGGACTTTCTCAAAATACACTTGACAGCCTTGTTTCCAAAGTGGAAGAAAGCTATAATTCTAAAGCTTTAGAAAACGCTGATGCGATTGACGATAAATCCGACACACTTTTTCTGAGCTATTCTTCCAAAAAGGCAGATATACATTTATACGTTTTTACAACAGGGATTCAGATTATATCACAGTAGATGTCCAACTAGACGGCATTGACCAAAAGATAAGTAAGATGTTCAAGAACTCACTTGCATTGATAAAAATATATTAAAATCTGAGCAATCTCTTAAAGAAATTGAGATTGCTCTGTTTTTTAAAAAAATAGCCTCTTTTTCTATTATTTTATCTTGTTTTTTCTACAATTTTATGATATAATAGCTTAGATTGGATAATTCTTTTTTGTTGAATGGATTTTTGCTATGAAAAAAATTACAATTATTACCGGTCATTACGGTACAGGGAAAACAAATATAGCTATAAATCTTGCTCTTGAAAGCGCAAAGCTACATAAAACCGTTATTGTAGATCTGGACATTGTAAACCCTTATTTTCGCACCTGCGATTCCACTGAGCTTTTAGAAAAAAGCGGTGTTTATGTTATTGCTCCCGAATTTGCAAATTCAAACCTTGATTTACCCTCATTGCCCAGCACTGTAGCAAGCGTTTTTGACGGAGATTATGAGTCGGTTATTTTCGACGTTGGCGGAGACGATGCAGGAGCTATTGCTTTAGGTCGTTACAGCAACAGAATAAAGAGCTTTGATTATGAAATGTACTGTGTAATCAGT includes these proteins:
- a CDS encoding polysaccharide biosynthesis protein, whose protein sequence is MNFKSTVIKGTFILTVFSVITRVIGFVFRVWLSKMLGSEGMGLYQLVLSLYILAVTLSTAGISMTVSKLCSEFYASKDFGSAKKVFKKALFWSLLCGFTVSLIIILFAKPLGEHFLGDTRTILSLYLLAPGMPFMSASACINGYFFAKRKFLRPAASQFVEQAVKIGAIALLMSYALPKGLAASCAAAVLGMTVGEISSCIYEIIIYLFEARSEKKKAPLQKIGLKLILKQSAPIAANSYINSGLRMLENVLLPSRLIMYGMTPHSALSIFGILKGMVMPLIAFPSALLTALASALIPTVSGAKAAGQEKRIDFTVSKVLQLTLMLGIIIVAIFISFPKELGICIYDDTNVGSMLAKMALISPFIYLEMVVVSVLNGLSQQVYTLKINMLDGAIRLACIIIAVPFLGFNGYLASTLISCIFCTCLYIKKLLELTNISIKITSWILKPALCACAACLISKIIMIKASLPNISELLLCLGTTAVIYTISLLFSGCIPFSILKRKKV
- a CDS encoding SPFH/Band 7/PHB domain protein — encoded protein: MPYYFIAIAVLFIILLFCLKIVPQATEYVIERLGKYQKTWSAGLHFLIPIIDKVAKKVTLKEQVLDSPPQPVITKDNVTMQIDTVVYFKVFDAMLFTYGAVNPISALSNLTATTLRNIVGELELDDTLTSRDTINGKMTEILDSATDQWGIKVNRVELKNIIPPSEIQNAMEKQMKAERDRRETLLEAEGHKAAVITRAEGDKQAMILAAEGERDARIAKAEGEAKAIFLAKKAEADGLAALKAAGVDSAVLELKKYEALVSMSNGIASKIIVPTDAVNMTKANVLFSETTGLGDVTAPAPKEEDVKKEDPCCE
- a CDS encoding ParA family protein; its protein translation is MKKITIITGHYGTGKTNIAINLALESAKLHKTVIVDLDIVNPYFRTCDSTELLEKSGVYVIAPEFANSNLDLPSLPSTVASVFDGDYESVIFDVGGDDAGAIALGRYSNRIKSFDYEMYCVISMYRPLIAEPLDAVENMREIEMASRLKITGLINNSSLGAQTTPQDIYDSFQYAQKVSELSGIPLIYTTADKNVGKVDNTKTISLYTKTVW
- a CDS encoding uracil-DNA glycosylase, whose product is MGTVKFKIGNGWDDVLGDEFNKEYYIKLRNILKKEYSSQRIYPDMYDIYNALRFTDYNDVKAVILGQDPYHGYGQAHGLCFSVKKGVEPPPSLKNIFKELNDDLGIEISKSGELTRWAENGVLLLNTALTVREGKPNSHRGLGWEIFTDRVISLLNEREKPVAFILWGANAKEKAKLITNTHHGVFTAAHPSPLSAYNGFFGCRHFSKVNEFLKKNGCEPIDWNL
- a CDS encoding four helix bundle protein, encoding MSKNYLLIYSEQLATEIELLCQNIKAPSNTLFQIRKSSSSVYANIREANYGQSKADMLSKFEIALKECSETEGWLRLLFNTNSIDEETYKAHRNLCGRIRRMLIASCKTLKENTK
- a CDS encoding YdcF family protein produces the protein MTIKIIILILGVIFTIYGLVLAMMSNLNLGVMLTLALGVFILLLGCFYGKIQILSSHLFFKITVIAVIILLCAEAILVGFIALYGHNDNVDYSEDAIIVLGAGLHGDVISTPLKYRLDKTIEYHSKNPDALIVVTGGQGLQETVTEASAMEKYLIKNGVDKNKIIKEEKATSTNENMRFSKEILDAYFEDEYKIAVITNNFHIYRATAIAKIEGFKNVSHLHTGLQWYNLVPCYLRESLAVLKMWIVG